TCGCGGCGTCGGGGGAGTCGCTGCTGTCGCCCTCGGTGACCCGACGGCTGATCGCGTCCGTGCGCGACCAGCCCGAGCGCCGGACCCGGCCGCATCCGCGGCTCGGGCTGCTCACCGAGCGCGAGCGCCAGGTGCTGGCGCTGATCGGGGAGGGTCTGAACAACGAGGAGATCGCCGAGCGGCTGGTGGTCAGCCCGGCCACCGCGCGCACCCACGTCAGCCGCGCGATGACCAAGCTGGGCGCCCGGGACCGCGCCCAGGCGGTGGTGATCGCCTACCGCTCGGGTCTGGTCTGAGCGCGGCCCGCGGGTCGGACGGGGTCAGCCCCCGAGGAGCCGGCCCAGCTGCTGCTGGGCGGCCGCGGTGGTGGCCACGCCGAACAGCACGATCGACCACACCATGATCACCAGCCGCACCCCGCGGATCCGGATCGGTGCGGGGAGAAGCTTGCGGTTGATGAGGATCAGCAGCCCGCTGTAGATGAACATCATGAACCCGCCCACCACGGCGGCGATGACCAGCAGGGCCAGCGGCTGGTCGAAGCCCACGGCCAGCACCAGGATGCCGATGGCGACCAGGCCCCACACCAGCAGGGCGTACAGGCGGTTCTCGTCGGCGCGCTTCAGGTAGGACGTCTTCAGCACGTCCGCAGCGAGGCGGCTGGTGTAGTCCACGATCCCCAGCGCGGCGGTCAGCAGCGAGAAGGCGCCGACGATCCAGAAGAAGTAGCGGAACCAGGAGCCGACCCGCTCGCCGAGGACCTCGCCCTCGGTGCGGATGAAGCCGATGTTGTTCTCCAGGCCGGGGGTGCCGAAGACGGTGGAGTAGGCCAGCAGCGAGGTGAAGGTGATGGTCAGGAAGGTGATGAGGACGAAGGTCGTCAGCTGCTCGATGTTGGCGAAGCGCCACCACCCGCGCCAGCGCGAGAGGTTCTCCTGGGTGGGCTCGAAGATGTAGCCGGTGTTCTGCTTCGCCTCGGGCTGCCCGGTCACCGGGCTGACCAGCCGCGGCACGTAGTGGCCCATGCCGAAGCCCTTGTCCCGGATCCAGTTGGACTGGACGAGGTTCTGCCCGCCGCCGGCGCCGGCGAAGGCCAGCGCGCCGACCAGGACGGCGAACCCGAGCTGCTCGGCCGGCAGGCTGGCCTCGGTGACGATCTGGGGGACGGCGGCGAATCCCTCCGCGCCGACGGCGAAGATCATGCCGATGACGAAGAGCAGCAGCACCGCGGCCACCTTGAGCATCTGCGCCCGCTCCAGGGCCACGTAGACCACCGGGGCGAGGGTCAGCACCAGCCCGATCGCGATCAGCATCCCGATGGCGATGAACCGCGGCGTGCCCCCGGTCATGAAGGAGACGATCGTCGCGGAGCTGATGGCCCAGCCGGGCCACAGGTTGGCGAAGTAGGCCAGGATCGCGAACACCAGACCCCAGTGCCGCCAGTAGCGGCTGAACCCGGTCAGCGCCGTCTCGCCGGTGGCCAGGGTGTAGCGCTCGATCTCCAGGTTGATGAAGAACTGCGTCCCCAGCCCCAGCAGGGCGGCCCACACGAACACCAGGCCCACCTGCGAGGCGATGAAGGGGAAGATCACGAACTCCCCCGAGGACAGGCCGACGCCCGCGGCCACGATGCCGGGGCCGATCAGGCGTCGGTACGAGGTGGGCGCCGGCGGCAGCTCGCGCACCGTCGGTCGCGGCAGCAGCCTGGTGGGGAAGGCTTCTGCCGCGCTCACGTCGGTGTGGTCGGCATCACGTTGGGCCATGAGCTGTTCCTACCACGCGGAGCGCGGTCTGTGCAGGTACCCGTTCAGGAACGGCTGGCGGAGTGGCCGGCGACCTGCGCCGGGCTCAGCGCGTGGTCGTAGACGGCGACGTCGTCCAGGCTCCCGGTGAAGCCGTAGGTCATCGGCGTGGAGGGACCCCAGCCGGCCAGGTTGTCCCGGCCGATCCGCCAGCGGCCGTCGTAGACCTCGGCGGTGGTGGCGCTGCTGCTGGAGGCGACCAGGGAGCCGTCCACGAAGAGCCGCATCCCGGCCGAGGACAGCGTGGCGGCCACGTGGTGCCACGCCCCGTCGTTGTAGGACCTCGGGGAGCGGATGGTCTCGACCCGGTTCGGGTAGACCCCGAAGACCAGGGTGCCGTTGTTGGCCATGTAGATGTGGCGGTCGAAGTCACCCGACGTCCCGGTCTCGGTGCTGCCGAAGCCGACCATCCGGCCGCCGGTCCAGGTGGTGGTGCGGAACCAGGTCTCGACGGTGAAGGTCTGGAACCCGCGGACCGCGCCGCCGCTCTGGCTGGCGTAGCTGCTGCTCCCCAGCGAGAGCGCCCGACCGGTGCCGCACCCGGCGGCGACCGAGCTGAACCCGGAGGTCTGGATGGTCGCGCGCCGGTTGTTGCCCGAGGAGTCGGCCAGCGTGGTGCCGCTGGTCTCGTCCAGCTTCCAGTACAGGTAGGGGTCGTCGGCCACGGGTGCGCTGCTGCAGCTGTAGTACCCGGCGGAGGTGAACCCGCCGGTGGTGCCGGCGGCGGCGGAGTAGGCGGCGTGGGCCGGCGCGGCGGCCGTCACCAGCAGGCCGACCACCACGGCCAGCACGGCGGTGCCGACGGCGGCCCGGACGAGCACGGGCAGGTCGGTGAGACCGCGACCCGCGGTGGGTGCCTCGACCGCGCGGCGCGGGCCCTCGTCCTCGTCCTCGTCGTCGTCCTCGTCGTCGCCGACCAGGTCCCGGTCGAGGGCGGAGAGGGCCAGCAGGGCGGCGACCGCGGCCCCCACCAGGGCCAGCAGCCCCAGACGGCCCTCGTGGAACCACACCACGGGGAGACCCACCGCGGGGACCCGGAGCACGCCGACCCCGTGCACCGTGGCCGGGTCGACGTGGCTGGAGTCGTCGGCGGGGTTGGCGTCACCCCTCGTGACCAGCAGACCCTGCTCGTCGACGTCGACCACGCGGTGCAGCCGGAGCCGACCGGCGTGGTCGGGGTCGTCGAAGAGGGCGATCCGCCCCGGGACCACGGCCTCCGGGGCGGCGGGCGCGGCGACCGCCACGTCGCCGACGGCGATCCTCGGCATCATCGACCCGGTGACCACCGTGGTGGGCTGCCAGCCGATCAGGGCCGGCAGCGCTCCCCACAGGGCGAGGGCAACCACCGCGGCCAGCACCGAGCGGGCACCGACGGCGACCAGCAGACGTCCCCAGGCCCACGGCCCGGAGCCGGTGCCCTCGTCGGATCGTCGGCGGAGACGCTGGTCCCGGTAGTCGGTCATGCTCATCCCCTGTTCGCGCTGTACATCGTCTTCACGAGTCGGTAGTCGGCCGCCGTGGGCCGGTAGTGCGTCGCGCCGGTGCCGCCGACCATGCAGGACTTGTCCCGGTTGCGGGTTGCGTGGTCCCGGTGGGCAAGACCGAGGATGTGACCGAGCTCGTGACACGCGGTCTTCTGTCGCGTGCGGTAGTCGACCTCCTTGCCCCACCAGCTCGCCAGCCGGACCTCGGCAGGCCTCGTCCCGTTGTCCAGACCGCGGATGGTGCCATCGGACCACCACGTCGTCGATGCGGTGCCGGTGGTGGTGCGCGGCATCGTGACCTCCTTGACGACCACGCACTGCGAACGGTGCGTGCAGGGGGACGTGCCGTAGACGAAGTGGAGGGGACTGCTGTGACCCCACAGCCGCGCGGCCTCCCGCACCGGCCAGCGTTCCCGGCCGTCCTTGCCCTTGAGGTGCGACGTCGTGTCCTGGATGTAGATGACGTCCGTGCGCCAGGTGTTGTAGGAGGGCGCGGCGTCCGCCGGCGGGGCGCTGACCGCCAGGCACCCGAAGGTGATGGCGAGTGCGGTCAGGATCTTGGTGAGCCGGTTCATGATGCCTTCTACTCAGTCGGTCTCGGGCTCGTGGGGTGGCGTGCGGGGAGGGGTCGCGGTGGACTGCTCCCGGTCGCGGATCAGCTGTTCTGGGCTTCCCAGGTGAACCCGAGGGAGGCGGTGCCGCCCTGGGTGGAGTCGGGCGCGTTAGCGTCCAGGGTGTAGGCGAAGCGGTAGACGCGGGTCTCCGAGGCGGTGCCGGTCGGGGCCCAGGTGCCGACGCCGTTGCCGTAGCCGGTGCTGGCGGAGCCGAAGCCGGCCAGGGTGCCGGAGTACAGCGAGGCGCCGCTGGAGAGCGGGGTGAAGCCGGAGCAGCCGGCGGTGCTGCCACCGGTGCCCTGGGTGATGGTCAGCTGGATGGAGCTGGCCAGGGACTTGGTGGTGGCGGCGGAGGTGCCGTACAGCTTGACCACCGAGGGCAGGCTGCCGGTGGAGGTCACGGCGATGCACTTGGTGCCGGTCGCGCCGGGCTTGATGTTGGAGGCGTTGAAGAGCGCGGTGCCCGCGTCGTCGTCCTCGAGGTCGACGGTGCCGGAGGCCCAGCTGCTGGTGGGGTTGACCGTGGTGTCGCTGTAGGCGGAGTAGGAGGCCTGGGCCACGGCGAGACCGCTGAGGGCCAGGGCGACGGGGACGGCGGCCCAGCGGGCGATGCGGGCGGTCTTGCGGGTGGGACGAGACATGCTGAGGCTCCTCGGGAGGCTGTGGGAGAGGCGTGTCCTCGGCTGCTCGGACCCGCTCGTGCCATCCCGATACGGGGTGGCGAGAGGAATCTGACCACGCCGGAAAATGCCTCAGCAAACCATTCCGGGCCACTTCTGGAGATCTTGAGAGAATGCTTCGGGGGAGTTCTGGAACTGCGTCTTCCTTGAGGTCGGGCGGGGGTCGCACCGAGGGAGGACCTGAGGTTCCCGAGACGTCCCCGTGACCTGGTTCAGCGCAGGGCGGAGGAGGGTCGAGGGTGCACCAGGGAGGCGAGGGCGCGGCGCACCCGGGTGGTGGCAGCCGGACGCCGGGAGGGGTCCGGGGTGGTCGGGGACGGGTCGGTCAGCTCCACCTGGAGCTCGCGGAGCAGACGCTCCTGGTCGCGGTCGACGGGTCCGTGGCCGAGGGTTCCGTAGCGGTTCATGGCTCAAGCCTCGATCCCTCCACCCACAAGCACAAGCGAATGGTCCTTCACTGTCGTGAAGGACCGCTGTATGGTCAGAGCATGCTCGACATCCAACGACTCAGGGCCTTCCGGGCCGTCGTGGCCAGCGGCTCGGTGCAGGCCGCCGCGACGTCCCTGGGGTACACCCCGTCGGCGATCAGCCAGCAGATCACCGCCCTGCAGCGCGAGACCGGCCTGACCCTGTTCGAAAAGTCCGGCCGCGGCATCGTGCCCACCCCCGCCGGTGAGCTGCTGGCCGCCGAGAGCGACGCGGTGATGAGCCACCTGGCCCACCTGGACGGGCTGGTCGACGACCTGTCGGCCGGGCGCTCGGGCGTCCTCACCGTGCGCTGCTACCCGTCGGCGGGGGAGGGCTGGCTGCCGACCGTGGTGAGCCGACTGCTCAAGGAGCTGCCCGACGTCTCGGTCCGGCTGGACCTCACCGACGCCATCGACCCGTCCGACCTGGACGCCATCGACATCAGCATCCACACCGACCAGCTCGAGGAGCCGGCCCCCTCGGTGCTGGGACGGCGCCGCGTCCCGCTGGCCCGCGAGCGCTACCTCGCCGTGGTGTCCCCGGACCACCCCCTGGCCGGGCGGTCGGAGGTCTCCATGGTCGAGCTGGTGGAGCACCCCTGGGTGCAGGAGGACGTGGACAACACCACCTGCGGGCTGATCATGCAGCGCGCGTGGCGCAAGGCCGGGCGCACCCCGCGCATCCTGGCCCGGACGTCGGGCCACCACAGCGCGGTGGCCTTCGCCGCCGCTGGCATCGGTCTCTTCGTGGGGCCCTACCTGACCACCACCCGGCTCGGACCGGACGTGGTCAAGGTGCCGATCAGCGACCCCGCACCGGAGCGGCTGAGCGTGGCCTCGGTCCGTCAGACCGCGGAGCGCAACCCGGCCGCGCGGAGGTTGCTGGAGCTGCTGGCCGAGACCGCCCGCGAGGACCCGGGACTCCTGGACGTCGCCGCCTGAGTCGTGCTCAGAGGGCTTCGCCCCCGCCGGGCAGGAAAGCCCACACCAGCAGCGCGAGGGCGAGCAGGCCGCAGACGGCGGCCGCCGTCCACCATGCCCGGCGCGCCGCGGCGGGGAGGCCCGGGGCGTCGCCCAGCCACAGCATCACGACCGCCACCAGCCCGAGGGCCAGCGGGAGCAGCACCTCCACGACCCACCCCCGAACGGCTCAGCGGGCCGTCGCGCGGGTGACGAAGTCCGCGAGGTCGGCGCTCTGGCGCAGCCGGGTCGGCTCGTGGACGTACATCATGTGGCCGGCCTCGTACCAGGCGTGCTCGATGTTGGCGCGCAGCTCGGCGGGCAGCTGCAGGTGGGCGAAGGTGTCCTCGGCGGCGGAGTGCGGCGTCGCCCCGTCGTAGTAGCCGTAGGCGACGTGGACCCGCAGGTGGGGGTTCTGCCGCATCGCCCGCTCCAGCCTGCCGCTGACGTCGACCGGGCGGCCCTCGAACTCCTTGAAGGACCACGGGTGCACCCGGGCGGAGATCTGCTCGTAGGCCAGGTCGTTCTGGTAGCCCAGCTCGTCGCGGACGTAGTGGTTCCAGGCGGCGGCGTAGGGGCCGCAGATGGCGTCCATCGACGGGTCGGCGTCCATGTGCTCGGCGATGGCCGAGGCGGCCGGGGCGGAGAAGCGTCCGTCCAGGCGTCCGACCGTGCGCCGCTGGTCGCGCAGCAGCTCGCCGAAGAAGCGCCAGTGCTCGATCCGCAGGTCGGCGCGGTCGACGTAGTCCTCGCTCAGCCCGGTCAGGGCGGCGACCTGCCGGACGGCCTCGGCGCGCTCCTCGGCGCTCAGCCGGCTGCCGCGGCCCAGCACGTAGCGGTACCCCCGCGACGCGTACTCCTCGGCGGCCCCCACCGCCTCCTGCAGGGTCTGCCCCGGGATGCGCCCGTGGTAGTGGGCGACGGCGGCGTAGGTGGGCAGGTAGAGGGCGTGCGCGCGGTCGTTGCGCTGGTCGTGGAAGTCCTGGCTGCCGATGTCGAGCACGCTGGAGACCATCACGACGCCGTTGAGGTACATGGCGTGCCGGGTCTGGAGGTGCTCGGCCAGCGCCGCGGCCCGCAGCGTCCCGTAGGACTCCCCGACCAGCAGCTTGGGTGACATCCAGCGGTGGTGCCGGGCGGTCCAGAGCCGGATCACCTCCGCCACCGACTCGACGTCGGCGGTGAACCCGTGGAACTCCGCGGGCCTCTCCCCGGCCAGGGCGCGGGAGTAGCCGGTGGAGACGGGGTCGATGAAGACCAGGTCCGACACCGCGAGCAGGGTCTGGGGGTTGTCGGCCAGGCCGTAGGGCGGCGGCAGCAGCTCCCCGGCGTCGCCCATCAGCACCCGTCGTGGTCCCAGCAGGCCGAGGTGCAGCCACACCGAGGAGCTGCCGGGTCCGCCGTTGAAGGCGAAGGTGACCGGCCGCGACGTCGGGTCCTCGGAGTCCAGCACGTAGGAGGTGATCGACACCTCCGCCCGGGGGAGCAGCCCCTTGAAGACCCCGTCGGTGTGCACCTCGTCGCGCAGCACGATGCGCCCGGTGACGGCGGTGTAGTCCAGGGTGCGCCCCTCGACGGTGAGCTGGTGGCGGGTCGAGACGAGGTCGTCGACCGGTTCGGCCGGGGTGCGCGTGGCAGCCGTGTCGGCGGAGGTCGGGTCGGGCTGCTCGTGGATCACGCCGTCAGGCTAATCACGCCGGTCCCCGGCCGGCGTGCGCGGGGGGTGGCCCGGGGGTGTCGCTCAGGTCCGGGCGGCCGCGTCCGGTCCGCGTCCGGAGAAGGTGTGGGCGAAGCGGCCGTCGGGGTCCAGCCGAGCCAGCACGGTCCCGGCGATCTCGCCGAGCTGGCTGACCTGCTCCGGGCTCAGGGCGTCGAAGACGTAGCGGCGCACGGCCCCGACGTGGCCGGGCGCGGTGGCCACCAGGGTCTGCCAGCCGTGCTCGGTGAGCCGGGCGTTGGTGGCGCGGGCGTCCTCGGGGCAGGGCAGCCGCTCGACCAGGTGCCGCTCCTCGAGCCGGCGCGCGACGTGGGAGAGGCGGGGGAGCGTGGCGTTGGTCCGGGCCGCGAGGGCGGTCATCCGCAGCGTGCGGCCCGGCGTCTCCGACAGCATGGCCAGCACGAGGTACTCGAAGTGGGTGAGGCCCGCGTCCTGGCGGAGCTGGGAGTCCAACGCACCCGGGAGCAGCTCGAGCACCCCGGCCAGCTTCAGCCAGGCGGCGTGCTCCTGGTCGTCC
The sequence above is a segment of the Auraticoccus monumenti genome. Coding sequences within it:
- a CDS encoding MarR family winged helix-turn-helix transcriptional regulator codes for the protein MTTWLDDQEHAAWLKLAGVLELLPGALDSQLRQDAGLTHFEYLVLAMLSETPGRTLRMTALAARTNATLPRLSHVARRLEERHLVERLPCPEDARATNARLTEHGWQTLVATAPGHVGAVRRYVFDALSPEQVSQLGEIAGTVLARLDPDGRFAHTFSGRGPDAAART
- a CDS encoding S10 family peptidase, with amino-acid sequence MIHEQPDPTSADTAATRTPAEPVDDLVSTRHQLTVEGRTLDYTAVTGRIVLRDEVHTDGVFKGLLPRAEVSITSYVLDSEDPTSRPVTFAFNGGPGSSSVWLHLGLLGPRRVLMGDAGELLPPPYGLADNPQTLLAVSDLVFIDPVSTGYSRALAGERPAEFHGFTADVESVAEVIRLWTARHHRWMSPKLLVGESYGTLRAAALAEHLQTRHAMYLNGVVMVSSVLDIGSQDFHDQRNDRAHALYLPTYAAVAHYHGRIPGQTLQEAVGAAEEYASRGYRYVLGRGSRLSAEERAEAVRQVAALTGLSEDYVDRADLRIEHWRFFGELLRDQRRTVGRLDGRFSAPAASAIAEHMDADPSMDAICGPYAAAWNHYVRDELGYQNDLAYEQISARVHPWSFKEFEGRPVDVSGRLERAMRQNPHLRVHVAYGYYDGATPHSAAEDTFAHLQLPAELRANIEHAWYEAGHMMYVHEPTRLRQSADLADFVTRATAR
- a CDS encoding zinc metalloprotease, whose translation is MNRLTKILTALAITFGCLAVSAPPADAAPSYNTWRTDVIYIQDTTSHLKGKDGRERWPVREAARLWGHSSPLHFVYGTSPCTHRSQCVVVKEVTMPRTTTGTASTTWWSDGTIRGLDNGTRPAEVRLASWWGKEVDYRTRQKTACHELGHILGLAHRDHATRNRDKSCMVGGTGATHYRPTAADYRLVKTMYSANRG
- a CDS encoding LysR family transcriptional regulator; amino-acid sequence: MLDIQRLRAFRAVVASGSVQAAATSLGYTPSAISQQITALQRETGLTLFEKSGRGIVPTPAGELLAAESDAVMSHLAHLDGLVDDLSAGRSGVLTVRCYPSAGEGWLPTVVSRLLKELPDVSVRLDLTDAIDPSDLDAIDISIHTDQLEEPAPSVLGRRRVPLARERYLAVVSPDHPLAGRSEVSMVELVEHPWVQEDVDNTTCGLIMQRAWRKAGRTPRILARTSGHHSAVAFAAAGIGLFVGPYLTTTRLGPDVVKVPISDPAPERLSVASVRQTAERNPAARRLLELLAETAREDPGLLDVAA
- a CDS encoding TasA family protein, with product MSRPTRKTARIARWAAVPVALALSGLAVAQASYSAYSDTTVNPTSSWASGTVDLEDDDAGTALFNASNIKPGATGTKCIAVTSTGSLPSVVKLYGTSAATTKSLASSIQLTITQGTGGSTAGCSGFTPLSSGASLYSGTLAGFGSASTGYGNGVGTWAPTGTASETRVYRFAYTLDANAPDSTQGGTASLGFTWEAQNS
- a CDS encoding LamG domain-containing protein; protein product: MTDYRDQRLRRRSDEGTGSGPWAWGRLLVAVGARSVLAAVVALALWGALPALIGWQPTTVVTGSMMPRIAVGDVAVAAPAAPEAVVPGRIALFDDPDHAGRLRLHRVVDVDEQGLLVTRGDANPADDSSHVDPATVHGVGVLRVPAVGLPVVWFHEGRLGLLALVGAAVAALLALSALDRDLVGDDEDDDEDEDEGPRRAVEAPTAGRGLTDLPVLVRAAVGTAVLAVVVGLLVTAAAPAHAAYSAAAGTTGGFTSAGYYSCSSAPVADDPYLYWKLDETSGTTLADSSGNNRRATIQTSGFSSVAAGCGTGRALSLGSSSYASQSGGAVRGFQTFTVETWFRTTTWTGGRMVGFGSTETGTSGDFDRHIYMANNGTLVFGVYPNRVETIRSPRSYNDGAWHHVAATLSSAGMRLFVDGSLVASSSSATTAEVYDGRWRIGRDNLAGWGPSTPMTYGFTGSLDDVAVYDHALSPAQVAGHSASRS
- a CDS encoding Nramp family divalent metal transporter; this translates as MAQRDADHTDVSAAEAFPTRLLPRPTVRELPPAPTSYRRLIGPGIVAAGVGLSSGEFVIFPFIASQVGLVFVWAALLGLGTQFFINLEIERYTLATGETALTGFSRYWRHWGLVFAILAYFANLWPGWAISSATIVSFMTGGTPRFIAIGMLIAIGLVLTLAPVVYVALERAQMLKVAAVLLLFVIGMIFAVGAEGFAAVPQIVTEASLPAEQLGFAVLVGALAFAGAGGGQNLVQSNWIRDKGFGMGHYVPRLVSPVTGQPEAKQNTGYIFEPTQENLSRWRGWWRFANIEQLTTFVLITFLTITFTSLLAYSTVFGTPGLENNIGFIRTEGEVLGERVGSWFRYFFWIVGAFSLLTAALGIVDYTSRLAADVLKTSYLKRADENRLYALLVWGLVAIGILVLAVGFDQPLALLVIAAVVGGFMMFIYSGLLILINRKLLPAPIRIRGVRLVIMVWSIVLFGVATTAAAQQQLGRLLGG